In Candida orthopsilosis Co 90-125, chromosome 6 draft sequence, the following are encoded in one genomic region:
- a CDS encoding Got1 protein (S. cerevisiae homolog GOT1 has role Golgi to endosome transport, ER to Golgi vesicle-mediated transport and localizes to Golgi membrane, endoplasmic reticulum, ER to Golgi transport vesicle): MIWLSERQKFGVGFTAGGIFFFIFGILTFFDSGFLALGNLLFIIGLILIIGPQRTISFFTRPTKIRGTVCFALGIILILMKWSFVGFILESFGILGLFGDFFGTIVQFLRSIPYIGDVLSHPFIAPTIDRLAGINNTLPV, translated from the exons ATGATTTGGCTATCCGAAAGACAAA aatttggtgttggtttCACAGCGGGAggaattttctttttcatatTTGGAATATTGACATTTTTCGACTCAGGGTTTCTTGCCTTGGGGAATTTACTTTTCATAATTGGTCTCATTCTCATAATTGGTCCACAACGTACCATTTCATTCTTTACTCGTCCAACAAAGATTAGAGGCACTGTATGTTTTGCATTGGGTATAATATTGatcttgatgaaatggTCATTTGTTGGGTTCATATTGGAAAGTTTTGGAATATTGGGATTATTTGGTGATTTCTTTGGTACAATTGTACAATTCTTAAGATCTATACCTTAtattggtgatgttttAAGTCATCCTTTTATTGCCCCTACTATTGATAGGTTAGCTGGTATTAACAACACATTGCCTGTATAA